A window of bacterium contains these coding sequences:
- a CDS encoding DeoR family transcriptional regulator codes for MFTEERQQKILELLQKNGRLHIAELARKFAVSEVTLRADLSSLARQGYLTRTHGGAVLRERSIFPGRASLSFGDKAVANLEAKR; via the coding sequence GTGTTCACCGAGGAAAGACAGCAGAAAATCCTCGAACTGCTCCAGAAAAACGGCCGCCTGCATATCGCGGAGCTGGCCCGCAAATTCGCCGTGAGCGAGGTCACCCTGCGCGCCGACCTCAGCAGTCTGGCCCGCCAGGGCTACCTCACCCGCACCCACGGCGGCGCCGTGCTGCGCGAGCGCAGCATTTTCCCGGGACGCGCCTCGCTCAGTTTCGGCGACAAGGCCGTGGCCAATCTGGAGGCCAAGCG
- a CDS encoding endonuclease domain-containing protein gives MYDYNDNLIHLSRDLRSRPTDSETRLWQRLRRKQINGVQFYRQKPLGNYIVDFYAPAAALVIEVDGGQHLEPEQAEKDKIRDEHLRSRGLLVLRFDSRQVLLETEAVVQEIARKVEERKGVIG, from the coding sequence ATGTACGACTACAACGACAATCTAATCCACCTCTCCCGCGACCTGCGCTCCCGGCCCACTGACAGCGAAACCCGTCTCTGGCAAAGGCTGCGCAGGAAACAAATCAACGGGGTGCAGTTCTACCGTCAGAAACCCCTGGGAAATTACATCGTGGATTTCTACGCTCCAGCCGCCGCTCTGGTGATTGAGGTGGACGGCGGCCAGCACCTGGAGCCGGAGCAGGCGGAGAAGGATAAAATCCGCGATGAGCACCTGAGAAGTCGGGGGCTGCTTGTTCTGCGCTTCGACAGCCGTCAGGTGCTTCTTGAAACAGAGGCCGTGGTACAGGAGATAGCCCGAAAAGTTGAGGAAAGAAAAGGCGTTATTGGATAA
- the amrB gene encoding AmmeMemoRadiSam system protein B, giving the protein MITEHPYRPRLRNDLDLVPMATEDGTRLIVVRDPLELAGADGALALRAETAPVLRLLDGSRTLEDIHRALCAVAAPKGGQATAEAIPQDAVQGFIRQLDEVYLLDNQRFQAARQYLVQAFLNRSQRPAALAGKSYPKEKAAARAWVSEFLGPGAGAAPLAAMPLAGREIAALVAPHIELEVGRKLYAAAYNTLRGRSYDRVVVLGVGHNLVDGVFSITDKDFVTPLGTVPTDRLAVRSLRSAAGALAAPDDFVHRGEHSIEFQVVLLQHVLAGPFSLVPVLCGSLYGPLIESGVGRPSALEALGPVIAQLAALLDSPACRTLLVAGVDFSHVGLKFGDRKPGIQLTREAAAVDRQLLAALATRDIETFCHANAKVRDRYHVCGFSTLALLLEVLPAGCRGVELGYQTWHEHSTQSAVSFGAAAFYRE; this is encoded by the coding sequence TTGATCACGGAGCACCCCTACCGTCCCAGGCTCAGGAACGACCTCGACCTGGTGCCCATGGCCACGGAGGACGGCACACGTCTGATTGTGGTGCGCGACCCGCTGGAGCTGGCCGGAGCTGACGGCGCCCTGGCGCTGCGCGCCGAGACCGCCCCGGTGCTGCGGCTGCTGGACGGCAGCCGGACCTTGGAGGACATCCACCGCGCGCTCTGCGCGGTCGCCGCCCCCAAGGGCGGCCAGGCCACGGCCGAGGCCATCCCGCAGGACGCGGTCCAGGGGTTCATCCGGCAGCTGGATGAGGTTTACCTCCTGGACAACCAACGCTTCCAGGCCGCGCGCCAGTATCTGGTCCAGGCTTTCCTGAACCGCAGTCAACGCCCGGCCGCCCTGGCTGGCAAGTCCTATCCCAAAGAGAAAGCCGCGGCCCGCGCCTGGGTGAGCGAGTTTCTGGGCCCTGGTGCAGGCGCTGCGCCCCTGGCGGCCATGCCCCTGGCCGGGCGCGAGATCGCGGCCCTGGTGGCCCCGCATATCGAGCTGGAGGTGGGGCGCAAGCTGTACGCCGCGGCCTACAACACCCTGCGGGGACGGAGCTACGACCGGGTGGTGGTCCTGGGGGTGGGGCACAACCTGGTCGATGGGGTCTTTTCCATCACGGACAAGGACTTTGTCACCCCCCTGGGCACAGTGCCCACCGACCGTCTGGCCGTGCGCTCCCTGCGCAGCGCGGCCGGGGCTCTGGCCGCCCCGGATGATTTTGTCCACCGCGGCGAGCATTCGATCGAGTTCCAGGTGGTTCTCTTGCAGCACGTGCTCGCCGGGCCGTTCAGCCTGGTGCCGGTCCTCTGCGGCAGCCTGTACGGCCCGCTGATCGAGTCCGGGGTGGGGCGTCCCTCCGCGCTGGAGGCCCTGGGGCCGGTGATCGCTCAGCTCGCCGCACTGCTGGATTCGCCCGCCTGCCGCACCCTGCTCGTGGCGGGGGTGGATTTCTCGCATGTGGGGCTGAAGTTCGGCGACCGCAAGCCGGGCATCCAGCTCACCCGCGAGGCCGCCGCCGTGGACCGCCAGCTTCTGGCCGCCCTGGCCACGCGTGACATTGAAACGTTCTGCCATGCCAATGCCAAAGTACGCGACCGCTACCATGTCTGCGGGTTCTCCACCCTGGCCCTTCTGCTGGAGGTGCTGCCCGCGGGCTGCCGTGGTGTGGAGCTGGGCTACCAGACCTGGCACGAGCACTCGACCCAGAGCGCGGTGAGTTTTGGCGCGGCGGCGTTCTATAGGGAGTGA